One region of Zerene cesonia ecotype Mississippi chromosome 15, Zerene_cesonia_1.1, whole genome shotgun sequence genomic DNA includes:
- the LOC119832721 gene encoding uncharacterized protein LOC119832721, which translates to MSLSRLYNVFTRYKVTVAKNSVQSSNFEHVFSFPFVGYFALLNRLKVYHFFGSCAVIPSTGLLELTSVIPESTFYAALYIGITGGVVLSLASLPFKNVIGHIYISDDNNFIKISSIDFYGRRVDRIIKTEEWIPILDMEPRILDAFYLKPELTDGTKYKLLIKFGTVKNSRKMGEVLE; encoded by the exons atgtcattaTCAAgactttataatgtttttactaGATACAAAGTTACAGTTGCTAAAAATTCAGTGCAGTCGAGCAATTTCGAGCAtgtgttttcttttcctttcgTTGGTTACTTTGCCTTATTAAATCGACTTAAAGTATATCATTTCTTTGGATCTTGTGCAGTTATACCTAGTACTGGTTTATTAGAATTGACGAGTGTTATACCTGAATCGACTTTCTATGCCGCATTATACATAG GAATAACAGGAGGTGTTGTTTTATCTTTGGCTTCTTTACCATTTAAGAATGTAATCGGTCACATTTATATAAGTgatgacaacaattttattaaaatatcgtcaattgatttttatggaCGAAGAGTAGACAGAATTATCAAAACCGAGGAATGGATCCCGATATTGGATATGGAACCAAGAATATtggatgctttttatttaaaaccagaGCTAACCGATGGAACAAAATACAAGCTTCTCATTAAGTTTGGTACTGTtaaaaattctagaaaaatgGGAGAAGTTCTAgaataa
- the LOC119832719 gene encoding transducin beta-like protein 3, whose translation MAVALKEIYEKTAEFEAFYTGGEIQWTQDGVNFLCQCDDVIKVIDVNTLCNILTIGESGEDKDESDTIYTFKLSHNNESVVTAHKSGLIKLWDRSTGELQKTWRSGHKGAVVKLAFDSEDTNIASGSSDGNVRLWDLVHYTCTSSLKGALGVFSVLKFHPDLTKQMIFGAADDTKIRSWNIKTGKECNIYSGHFSKVTSIQFTSDGEYMVSSGRDRVLILWKVNESKSLRVLPVYECIEAMIILPVSFKIPNFTKKIETEGIYVACAGEKGIVKVWNVQMSRLMFEQSNSLVSPASEDGGLAITHLFFNESRNMISLVTADHNIIMHDFENFNCMKQMIGFTDEVLDIIFIGKEETHIVVATNSRDLKHYSLANMDCKLIKGHTDIVLALAKFPTDKDMFVSSGKDNAVRIWKKYDNSEIICIGVGTRHTASVGSVCTSQTSNKFFCSVSQDNCLKVWTVPSELDTVDQKIKSSHTELAHNMDINCVAVSPNDKIIATGSQDKTAKLWTDELTLLGILKGHRRGIWCVKFSPVDQVVLTSSADSSIKLWSIADLSCLKTFEGHESSVLKIEFLSKGQQILSSGADGLLKMWNIKTSECKMSLDNHEGKVWSLAVNWDESLVITGGSDSKLVTLKDVSVETREKMAKEREELILQEQELVNLLQDKKLIKALKLALRMERPLHVLRIVNEVLKHGSEKLSQTLQEINNTQKETLLRFASEWNTNTKNYHAAQLVFNILAPEIISGKLQVPSLANFIEGALPYTERHFERLTNLLQDLNFISYTVNCMQPHSINS comes from the exons ATGGCAGTGGCACTCAAAGAAAT ATATGAAAAAACAGCTGAATTCGAAGCTTTCTACACGGGTGGAGAAATACAATGGACCCAGGATGGTGTCAACTTTTTATGTCAATGTGATGATGTTATTAAGGTTATTGACGTAAACACACTTTGTAACATCCTCACCATTGGAGAATCCGGAGAAGACAAAGATGAAAGTGACaccatttatacatttaagttATCTCATAATAATGAAAGTGTAGTAACAGCGCATAAGAGtggattaataaaattgtgggATAGAAGTACTGGTGAATTACAAAAGACTTGGAGGTCTGGCCATAAAGGTGCAGTAGTGAAGCTAGCTTTCGATTCTGAAGACACAAATATAGCATCTGGAAGTTCAGATGGAAATGTGAGACTTTGGGATTTGGTGCACTATACTTGTACAAGTAGCCTCAAAGGTGCTCTTGGTGTATTTAGTGTTCTAAAATTTCATCCagatttaacaaaacaaatgataTTTGGTGCAGCAGATGACACAAAAATTAGATCTTGGAATATAAAAACTGGCAAAGAATGCAACATATACTCAGGTCATTTTAGTAAAGTAACATCCATACAATTTACATCTGATGGTGAATATATGGTTAGTTCAGGAAGAGACAGAGTACTTATATTATGGAAAGTAAATGAGAGTAAGTCACTTCGAGTTCTACCAGTATATGAATGTATTGAAGCAATGATTATTTTGCCAGTGTCTTTTAAAATTcctaattttacaaaaaagattGAGACAGAAGGTATATATGTAGCTTGTGCAGGTGAAAAAGGAATTGTTAAAGTGTGGAATGTTCAAATGAGTAGGTTAATGTTTGAGCAGAGTAATAGTCTTGTGTCTCCTGCATCAGAGGATGGCGGACTGGcaataacacatttatttttcaatgaatCAAGGAATATGATTTCATTGGTAACAGCTgatcataatatcataatgcatgattttgaaaatttcaattgcATGAAACAGATGATTGGTTTTACAGATGAAGTTttagacattatttttattggaaaagaAGAAACACACATTGTTGTAGCTACAAACAGCAGagatttaaaacattacagtTTGGCTAATATGGATTGTAAGTTAATAAAGGGTCATACAGATATTGTTCTTGCATTAGCTAAGTTCCCCACGGATAAAGATATGTTTGTATCATCTGGTAAAGACAATGCTGTTAGGATTTGGAAGAAATATGACAACTCCGAAATTATCTGTATAGGAGTAGGAACACGACATACGGCATCTGTTGGTTCAGTTTGCACTTCACAAACTTCCAACAAATTTTTCTGCTCTGTAAGTCAAGACAATTGCTTAAAGGTGTGGACAGTTCCAAGTGAACTTGACACAGTTGatcaaaaaatcaaatcgaGTCACACTGAATTAGCCCACAATATGGATATAAACTGTGTTGCAGTATCACCTAATGATAAGATCATTGCTACTGGCTCTCAAGATAAGACAGCAAAACTGTGGACTGATGAATTAACGTTATTGGGTATACTAAAAGGTCATAGAAGAGGAATTTGGTGTGTAAAATTCTCACCAGTAGACCAAGTAGTGTTAACATCATCTGCTGATAGCTCAATAAAGTTGTGGTCTATTGCTGATCTTAGCTGTCTCAAAACATTTGAAGGTCATGAGAGTTCAGTCCTcaaaatagaatttttgaGCAAGGGTCAACAGATATTATCTAGTGGAGCTGATGGTCTATTAAAAATGtggaatataaaaacatcagAATGCAAAATGTCTTTGGATAATCATGAGGGAAAAGTTTGGTCCTTAGCCGTCAACTGGGATGAATCTTTAGTAATCACAGGTGGATCTGATTCAAAGCTTGTCACTTTAAAAGATGTTTCTGTTGAAACACGTGAGAAAATGGCTAAGGAGAGAGAAGAATTGATTTTACAGGAACAAGAGTTAGTGAATTTGTtacaagataaaaaattaatcaaagctCTTAAATTGGCCCTTAGAATGGAAAGACCCTTGCATGTATTAAGAATAGTTAATGAAGTATTAAAACATGGTTCTGAGAAATTATCCCAAACACTTCAAGAAATCAACAACACACagaaagaaacattattaAGATTTGCTTCTGAGTGGAATACAAACACGAAAAATTACCATGCAGCACAATtagttttcaatatattagCACCAGAAATAATTTCAGGGAAACTTCAAGTACCATCATTAGCTAATTTTATTGAAGGTGCATTACCTTATACTGAGAGGCATtttgaaagattaacaaacttgttacaagatttaaattttatttcatacactGTAAATTGTATGCAACCCCATAGTATTAACagttaa
- the LOC119832593 gene encoding pH-sensitive chloride channel 2-like isoform X1: protein MIINTVILCILMSSSVLGQKSTQIPIPECPALEKGDTYTQSEFLSRLAHECRYDRLLLPTYQTGDVVYVHASAYVYFIQPAEAHDLNFKLHFLLQLRWTDPRLAYALYSPERTKIIGESDLRSRIWVPHLYMSNEQSSSLMGTDSKDVLISIAPDGEVLFSRRMQAVLYCWMNLQKFPFDDQKCSMNLESWKYNASILRLMWEKDNPVRLSSELHLTEYSLLDYWTNESVVRGDIVNMRLGGGRSGNYSALKFTFKLGREVGYYLMDYFIPSMMIVAMSWVTFWLQADASAPRITLGTSTMLSFITLASSQAKTLPKVSYIKASEIWFLGCTGFIFSALVEFAFVNTIWRRKKVVSLKKVNSKYILKSTLTPRLARKELQKELQESSPQLSKSRSCSSLQQETSSDPAGPAYNNYLTVHSFPSAMNLPTITTQSYDDLVVRAGGNGRRHNNSGSEGSDEPPKHHTWTQMTPQEIATWIDKRSRVLFPLLFIFFNVLYWTFVYCL from the exons atgatcattaatacagttatattgtgtatattaatGTCCAGTAGTGTATTAGGACAAAAGTCAac acaAATTCCAATTCCTGAATGTCCAGCTCTTGAGAAAGGTGACACATATACGCAATCCGAATTTCTCTCGCGGCTTGCTCATGAGTGTCGCTACGATAGACTTCTGCTGCCAACGTATCAAACAGGCGATGTCGTTTACGTGCATGCAAGCgcttatgtttattttattcaaccaGCTGAAGCCCATGATTTG aatttcaaattacattttcttcTACAACTACGATGGACTGATCCAAGGCTCGCTTACGCGCTGTAttctccagaacgcacgaaaaTTATAGGAGAAAGTGATTTACGATCGCGGATATGGGTGCCTCATTTGTACATGTCTAACGAACAATCATCAAGCTTGATGGGAACGGATAGCAAAGACGTCCTTATATCGATCGCACCTGATGGTGAGGTGCTGTTCAGTCGGCGAATGCAGGCAGTTCTATACTGTTGGATGAATCTTCAAAAATTCCCATTTGACGACCAGAAATGCTCAATGAATTTAGAAAGCT GGAAATATAATGCCTCAATATTACGACTTATGTGGGAAAAAGACAATCCAGTTCGCTTATCTTCTGAATTGCACTTAACAGAATATTCATTGCTGGACTATTGGACGAACGAGTCTGTAGTCCGTGGTGACATCGTTAACATGAGACTGGGTGGAGGTAGAT cGGGCAATTACAGTGCACTGAAGTTTACCTTTAAATTGGGTCGTGAAGTCGGTTACTACTTGATGGATTATTTCATCCCCTCAATGATGATAGTCGCAATGTCATGGGTAACATTTTGGTTGCAAGCGGATGCTTCGGCGCCTAGAATAACTTTAG GTACCAGTACGATGTTGTCGTTTATAACACTTGCCTCATCTCAAGCAAAGACCCTTCCGAAAGTGTCCTACATTAAAGCGAGTGAAATTTGGTTCTTGGGTTGCACTGGGTTCATCTTCTCAGCTCTAGTTGAATTTGCCTTTGTCAACACAATTTGGCGCAGgaa GAAAGTGGTGAGTCTGAAGAAAGTTAATAGCAAATACATACTAAAGAGCACATTAACTCCGCGGCTGGCACGCAAAGAATTACAGAAAGAACTGCAGGAGTCTTCCCCACAACTCAGCAAGTCACGATCCTGCTCTTCTTTACAACAAGAAACTAGCAGTGATCCGGCTGGACCCGCATATAACAATTACCTTACTGTACAC aGTTTCCCATCTGCCATGAACTTGCCTACTATAACCACACAAAGCTACGACGACCTCGTCGTCAGGGCTGGTGGAAATGGCCGTCGTCACAACAATTCCGGCAGCGAGGGTTCAGACGAACCCCCAAAACACCACACCTGGACGCAAATGACTCCACAAGAAATCGCCACGTGGATCGACAAACGCTCCCGAGTTCTATTCCCCCTACTTTTCATATTCTTCAACGTACTTTATTGGACATTCGTTTATTGTCTATGA
- the LOC119832593 gene encoding pH-sensitive chloride channel 2-like isoform X2 — MIINTVILCILMSSSVLGQKSTQIPIPECPALEKGDTYTQSEFLSRLAHECRYDRLLLPTYQTGDVVYVHASAYVYFIQPAEAHDLNFKLHFLLQLRWTDPRLAYALYSPERTKIIGESDLRSRIWVPHLYMSNEQSSSLMGTDSKDVLISIAPDGEVLFSRRMQAVLYCWMNLQKFPFDDQKCSMNLESWKYNASILRLMWEKDNPVRLSSELHLTEYSLLDYWTNESVVRGDIVNMRLGGAGNYSALKFTFKLGREVGYYLMDYFIPSMMIVAMSWVTFWLQADASAPRITLGTSTMLSFITLASSQAKTLPKVSYIKASEIWFLGCTGFIFSALVEFAFVNTIWRRKKVVSLKKVNSKYILKSTLTPRLARKELQKELQESSPQLSKSRSCSSLQQETSSDPAGPAYNNYLTVHSFPSAMNLPTITTQSYDDLVVRAGGNGRRHNNSGSEGSDEPPKHHTWTQMTPQEIATWIDKRSRVLFPLLFIFFNVLYWTFVYCL; from the exons atgatcattaatacagttatattgtgtatattaatGTCCAGTAGTGTATTAGGACAAAAGTCAac acaAATTCCAATTCCTGAATGTCCAGCTCTTGAGAAAGGTGACACATATACGCAATCCGAATTTCTCTCGCGGCTTGCTCATGAGTGTCGCTACGATAGACTTCTGCTGCCAACGTATCAAACAGGCGATGTCGTTTACGTGCATGCAAGCgcttatgtttattttattcaaccaGCTGAAGCCCATGATTTG aatttcaaattacattttcttcTACAACTACGATGGACTGATCCAAGGCTCGCTTACGCGCTGTAttctccagaacgcacgaaaaTTATAGGAGAAAGTGATTTACGATCGCGGATATGGGTGCCTCATTTGTACATGTCTAACGAACAATCATCAAGCTTGATGGGAACGGATAGCAAAGACGTCCTTATATCGATCGCACCTGATGGTGAGGTGCTGTTCAGTCGGCGAATGCAGGCAGTTCTATACTGTTGGATGAATCTTCAAAAATTCCCATTTGACGACCAGAAATGCTCAATGAATTTAGAAAGCT GGAAATATAATGCCTCAATATTACGACTTATGTGGGAAAAAGACAATCCAGTTCGCTTATCTTCTGAATTGCACTTAACAGAATATTCATTGCTGGACTATTGGACGAACGAGTCTGTAGTCCGTGGTGACATCGTTAACATGAGACTGGGTGGAG cGGGCAATTACAGTGCACTGAAGTTTACCTTTAAATTGGGTCGTGAAGTCGGTTACTACTTGATGGATTATTTCATCCCCTCAATGATGATAGTCGCAATGTCATGGGTAACATTTTGGTTGCAAGCGGATGCTTCGGCGCCTAGAATAACTTTAG GTACCAGTACGATGTTGTCGTTTATAACACTTGCCTCATCTCAAGCAAAGACCCTTCCGAAAGTGTCCTACATTAAAGCGAGTGAAATTTGGTTCTTGGGTTGCACTGGGTTCATCTTCTCAGCTCTAGTTGAATTTGCCTTTGTCAACACAATTTGGCGCAGgaa GAAAGTGGTGAGTCTGAAGAAAGTTAATAGCAAATACATACTAAAGAGCACATTAACTCCGCGGCTGGCACGCAAAGAATTACAGAAAGAACTGCAGGAGTCTTCCCCACAACTCAGCAAGTCACGATCCTGCTCTTCTTTACAACAAGAAACTAGCAGTGATCCGGCTGGACCCGCATATAACAATTACCTTACTGTACAC aGTTTCCCATCTGCCATGAACTTGCCTACTATAACCACACAAAGCTACGACGACCTCGTCGTCAGGGCTGGTGGAAATGGCCGTCGTCACAACAATTCCGGCAGCGAGGGTTCAGACGAACCCCCAAAACACCACACCTGGACGCAAATGACTCCACAAGAAATCGCCACGTGGATCGACAAACGCTCCCGAGTTCTATTCCCCCTACTTTTCATATTCTTCAACGTACTTTATTGGACATTCGTTTATTGTCTATGA